One Ignavibacterium sp. DNA segment encodes these proteins:
- the secA gene encoding preprotein translocase subunit SecA — protein MLKIIKKIFGDKYEKDLKLLWPIVTEINEHYESFKNLTDDELRNKTIEFKEKIQTYTEETRNQINELRAKLQSDEDFDRNTAYDELDDLEEKLNEQYEEILDQILPEAFAVVKSTCARLVGKSWTAAGNKINWEMIPYDVQLIGGIVLHQGKIAEMATGEGKTLVATLPLYLNSLTGRGVHLVTVNDYLAKRDSEWMGEIFRFHNLTVGVILNTMDSSQRQQMYACDITYGTNNEFGFDYLRDNMSVDLSQQVQRKHNYAIVDEVDSVLIDEARTPLIISGPVDRDDHQFNDMKPRIERLFRLQKNLVATLVQQAEDMLTKGNENDTEAGVLLFRSYRGLPKNNKLTKVLSEPSNKKLMQQTELDYLREKGKNMHIIDDELYFVIDEKGNQIDITEKGREELAKGSGMEKEYFVLPDLGYEISKFENDDTLTLEEKLKRKDALYKKFSEASDRIHTINQLLKAYTLFEKDVEYVVTEEGKIAIVDEFTGRILPGRRYSDGLHQAIEAKENVKVEKDSQTLATITLQNYFRMYNKLAGMTGTAETEEGEFYEIYKLEVVVIPTNKPITREDQDDAVYKTKREKYNAIIEQIEELRKEGRPVLVGTTSVEVSETLSRMLKRKGVPHNVLNAKQHQREAEVVAHAGEIGAVTIATNMAGRGTDIKLGAGVKDKSGLYILGTERHESRRIDRQLRGRSGRQGDPGTSKFYLSLEDDLMRLFGSDRISSVMERIGIKEGEVIQHPMISKSVERAQKKVEENNFAIRKRLLEYDNTMNSQREVIYSRRQKALQGDRLKSEILNQMEELVDEIIEKNFDDVNIIGIKEQLLQYLLVDIKLEPEEFEHLGKDGLKDKIVQSAIDFYKRKEEMLGSDLMARLERYAVLSVIDQKWKEHLREMDDLKEGIGLRAYGQKDPLVEYKAEAFKLFVDLLSQIRNESVSFSFKFFPQATEEVQRRRTAPVRMMESKQSTENIGLSGRQPHTNPEGKVQTVRVEQRVGRNDPCPCGSGKKYKHCHGK, from the coding sequence ATGTTGAAGATTATTAAAAAGATTTTTGGTGATAAGTACGAAAAAGACTTGAAACTGCTCTGGCCAATTGTAACTGAGATTAATGAACATTATGAGAGCTTCAAAAATCTTACTGATGATGAACTAAGAAATAAAACAATAGAGTTTAAAGAAAAAATTCAGACTTATACCGAAGAAACCAGAAATCAGATTAATGAGCTAAGAGCTAAACTTCAATCTGATGAGGACTTTGACCGTAATACAGCCTATGATGAACTTGATGATCTGGAAGAAAAACTTAATGAACAATATGAAGAAATTCTGGATCAGATTTTACCCGAAGCTTTTGCTGTTGTAAAATCTACTTGTGCAAGATTAGTTGGCAAAAGCTGGACAGCTGCAGGTAACAAAATAAACTGGGAAATGATTCCTTATGATGTTCAGTTAATAGGAGGAATTGTTTTACATCAGGGTAAAATTGCTGAAATGGCAACTGGTGAAGGTAAAACTCTTGTAGCAACTTTACCGCTTTATTTAAATTCACTTACCGGACGAGGTGTTCATCTTGTTACTGTAAACGATTATCTTGCTAAAAGAGACAGCGAATGGATGGGGGAAATTTTCAGGTTCCACAATTTAACTGTTGGGGTGATTCTTAACACGATGGATTCATCTCAGCGCCAGCAAATGTATGCCTGCGATATTACTTATGGAACAAACAATGAGTTTGGATTTGATTACCTGCGCGATAATATGTCTGTTGATTTATCTCAGCAAGTTCAGCGCAAACATAATTATGCGATAGTTGATGAAGTTGATTCTGTTTTGATTGATGAAGCTAGAACACCGCTTATAATATCAGGGCCTGTTGACCGCGATGATCATCAATTTAATGATATGAAGCCAAGGATTGAAAGATTATTCAGACTTCAGAAAAATCTTGTTGCAACCCTTGTTCAGCAGGCAGAAGATATGCTGACTAAAGGGAACGAAAATGATACTGAAGCAGGAGTGTTATTATTCCGCTCTTACCGTGGTTTACCCAAAAATAACAAGCTGACTAAAGTTCTATCTGAACCATCCAACAAAAAATTGATGCAGCAAACTGAGCTGGATTACCTGCGGGAAAAGGGTAAAAATATGCACATCATTGATGATGAATTATATTTTGTTATTGATGAAAAAGGAAATCAGATTGATATTACAGAAAAGGGAAGAGAAGAACTTGCAAAAGGAAGCGGAATGGAGAAAGAGTATTTTGTCCTTCCTGATTTAGGTTATGAAATTAGCAAATTTGAAAATGATGATACTCTTACTTTGGAAGAAAAATTAAAACGGAAGGATGCTTTATATAAAAAATTTTCGGAAGCAAGCGATAGAATCCATACAATCAATCAATTACTGAAGGCTTATACTCTTTTTGAAAAAGATGTTGAGTATGTTGTTACTGAGGAAGGTAAAATTGCAATTGTTGATGAGTTTACCGGTCGTATTCTTCCGGGAAGAAGATATAGCGATGGTTTACATCAGGCTATTGAAGCAAAAGAAAATGTTAAAGTTGAAAAAGATTCCCAGACACTTGCTACGATTACATTGCAAAATTATTTTAGAATGTATAACAAACTTGCCGGTATGACCGGTACAGCAGAAACTGAAGAAGGTGAATTTTACGAAATCTATAAACTTGAAGTAGTTGTTATTCCAACTAACAAACCGATAACCAGGGAAGACCAGGATGATGCTGTTTATAAAACAAAACGAGAAAAGTATAATGCAATTATCGAGCAGATTGAAGAGCTGAGAAAAGAAGGAAGACCGGTTCTTGTAGGAACAACATCTGTAGAAGTATCTGAAACATTGAGCAGAATGCTGAAGAGAAAGGGAGTCCCTCACAATGTTCTTAATGCAAAACAGCATCAGCGCGAAGCAGAAGTAGTGGCACACGCTGGAGAAATTGGTGCAGTTACTATTGCTACAAATATGGCAGGCAGAGGTACCGATATTAAACTTGGTGCCGGAGTAAAAGATAAAAGCGGATTATATATTCTTGGTACAGAAAGACATGAGTCCAGAAGAATTGACAGACAGTTAAGAGGACGATCCGGAAGACAGGGTGATCCCGGAACATCGAAATTTTATCTTTCGCTTGAAGATGATTTAATGAGATTATTCGGAAGTGATAGAATTTCTTCAGTTATGGAAAGAATAGGAATAAAGGAAGGTGAAGTTATTCAGCATCCTATGATAAGCAAATCAGTTGAGCGTGCACAGAAAAAAGTTGAAGAAAATAATTTTGCCATTAGAAAGCGTTTGCTTGAGTATGATAATACAATGAATTCACAGCGTGAAGTTATTTACAGCAGAAGACAAAAAGCTTTACAAGGTGATAGACTGAAAAGCGAAATTCTTAACCAGATGGAAGAATTAGTTGATGAAATTATTGAAAAGAATTTTGATGATGTTAATATAATAGGTATAAAAGAGCAGTTATTGCAGTATCTGCTTGTTGATATCAAACTTGAACCTGAAGAATTTGAACATCTTGGAAAAGATGGTCTTAAAGATAAAATTGTTCAATCTGCAATTGATTTTTACAAACGTAAAGAAGAAATGCTTGGCTCTGACCTGATGGCCAGATTGGAAAGATACGCTGTTCTAAGTGTTATTGATCAAAAGTGGAAAGAACATCTCAGAGAAATGGATGATCTTAAAGAAGGCATTGGTTTAAGAGCTTATGGTCAAAAAGATCCGCTTGTTGAATATAAAGCTGAAGCATTTAAATTGTTTGTAGATCTTTTAAGTCAGATAAGAAATGAATCAGTTTCATTTTCATTTAAATTTTTTCCACAGGCAACCGAAGAAGTTCAAAGAAGAAGAACTGCACCTGTTAGAATGATGGAAAGTAAACAAAGCACAGAAAATATCGGACTTTCCGGAAGACAACCACACACTAATCCTGAAGGAAAAGTACAAACAGTAAGAGTTGAACAGAGAGTAGGCAGAAATGATCCTTGCCCTTGTGGCAGCGGTAAAAAATATAAACATTGCCATGGCAAATAA
- a CDS encoding P-II family nitrogen regulator, whose amino-acid sequence MKKIEAIIRPFKLDEVKEALVEEGIRGLTISEVRGYGRQKGHTETYRGSEYQIEFIPKIKIEVVVDDTLLEKAVDAIVRSAKTGQVGDGKIFISDVQDVIRIRTEESGPQAL is encoded by the coding sequence ATGAAAAAAATTGAGGCAATTATTCGTCCCTTTAAACTTGATGAAGTTAAAGAAGCTCTTGTTGAAGAAGGAATACGCGGGCTTACTATCTCGGAAGTAAGAGGATACGGCAGGCAAAAAGGACATACTGAAACTTACAGGGGAAGTGAATATCAGATTGAATTTATACCTAAAATTAAAATTGAAGTTGTAGTAGATGACACACTTCTTGAGAAAGCTGTTGATGCAATAGTTCGATCGGCAAAAACAGGGCAGGTCGGTGACGGTAAAATCTTTATTTCAGATGTTCAGGATGTAATTAGGATCAGAACAGAGGAATCCGGACCACAGGCTTTGTAG
- the ftsH gene encoding ATP-dependent zinc metalloprotease FtsH: MSDNENKSGNKLPKGSPNKPDDNFDWSKVIRLVFGWGAVIVAAVIIMQIFRTGVDNFTEIPYGQYEKLIEDPQNITSANITKSDPNDYTLKATLKKETDITINGKSVGIKAFSVYIPEPLIIEQEKLWKEKGIHYSFNKESNEWVNILVGFLPWVLIIAIWIIIMRRMQGQSGGSRGIFSFGKSKAKLITPSSKRVTFKDVAGADEAKLELEEVIEFLKEPTKFQKLGGKIPRGVLLLGPPGTGKTLLARAVAGEAGVPFFSISGADFVEMFVGVGASRVRDLFEQGKKNAPCIIFIDEIDAVGRHRGAGLGGGHDEREQTLNQLLVEMDGFEQNSGVIIIAATNRPDVLDPALLRPGRFDRQVVVDRPDVKGREGILKVHTRNIPLAEGVNLEVLAKGTPGLSGADLANLVNEAALLGARKNKKKVDMNDFEEAKDKVMMGMERKSLIISEKEKKTTAYHEVGHVLVARMIPEADPVHKVTIIPRGRALGVTSYLPIDEKHTYSKEYLEAMITYALGGRAAEKLVFNHYTTGAGNDIEKATNIARKMVCEWGMSDKLGPLAYGAKEEEIFLGREIQKHRDYSEKTAIEIDEEIRNIINIAFERAVKILSENMNLLHRLSEELLEREILDAEEIDRIIRGEHLPPVQKENNQNNQTEQIPDHVKKLMEQRNKPDTNP; encoded by the coding sequence ATGAGCGATAACGAAAATAAATCAGGAAATAAATTACCAAAAGGCAGCCCAAATAAACCTGATGACAACTTTGATTGGTCAAAGGTGATTAGACTTGTTTTTGGCTGGGGAGCAGTTATTGTAGCTGCGGTAATTATAATGCAAATCTTTAGAACTGGTGTGGATAATTTTACTGAGATTCCTTACGGGCAGTATGAAAAACTGATTGAAGATCCACAAAATATTACTTCCGCAAATATTACAAAATCTGATCCGAATGATTACACTTTAAAAGCCACTTTGAAAAAAGAAACTGATATTACTATTAACGGTAAATCTGTTGGTATAAAGGCATTTTCAGTGTATATCCCTGAGCCATTAATTATTGAACAAGAAAAATTATGGAAAGAAAAAGGAATACATTACTCATTTAATAAAGAGTCAAACGAATGGGTTAATATACTTGTGGGATTTTTACCCTGGGTTCTGATTATTGCTATATGGATTATAATAATGAGAAGAATGCAGGGGCAAAGCGGCGGTTCAAGAGGAATCTTTTCGTTTGGAAAGAGTAAGGCAAAATTAATTACTCCTTCTAGTAAACGAGTTACATTTAAAGATGTTGCTGGTGCAGATGAAGCAAAACTTGAATTGGAAGAAGTAATAGAATTCTTGAAAGAACCTACTAAATTTCAAAAACTTGGAGGTAAGATTCCAAGAGGTGTTTTGTTATTAGGACCTCCCGGAACAGGTAAAACTCTTCTTGCACGTGCAGTTGCCGGCGAAGCTGGTGTTCCGTTTTTCTCAATATCGGGTGCAGACTTTGTGGAAATGTTTGTAGGTGTTGGTGCAAGTCGTGTTAGAGACTTGTTTGAGCAAGGTAAGAAAAATGCACCTTGTATAATTTTTATTGATGAAATTGATGCTGTCGGAAGACATCGCGGTGCTGGTCTTGGCGGCGGACACGATGAGCGTGAACAAACATTAAACCAATTACTTGTAGAGATGGATGGTTTTGAACAGAATAGCGGGGTAATAATTATTGCAGCAACTAACAGACCTGATGTTCTTGATCCGGCATTGTTAAGACCTGGTAGATTTGACAGACAGGTGGTTGTTGATAGACCTGATGTAAAAGGAAGAGAAGGAATTCTTAAAGTTCACACTAGAAATATTCCACTTGCAGAAGGTGTTAATCTGGAAGTTCTTGCAAAAGGAACACCCGGATTATCAGGTGCAGATTTAGCTAATCTGGTTAATGAAGCTGCTTTACTTGGTGCACGTAAAAATAAGAAAAAAGTTGATATGAATGACTTTGAAGAAGCTAAAGACAAAGTAATGATGGGAATGGAAAGAAAAAGTCTTATCATATCCGAAAAAGAAAAAAAGACAACTGCTTATCACGAAGTTGGGCATGTACTTGTTGCACGGATGATTCCAGAAGCTGATCCAGTTCATAAAGTAACGATTATCCCGCGCGGCAGGGCTCTTGGTGTTACAAGTTATTTGCCAATTGATGAAAAACATACTTATTCTAAAGAATATCTTGAAGCAATGATAACTTATGCACTTGGCGGGCGTGCTGCTGAAAAACTTGTTTTTAATCATTATACAACCGGTGCTGGAAATGATATTGAAAAAGCTACCAACATCGCAAGGAAGATGGTCTGCGAGTGGGGAATGAGTGATAAACTTGGTCCGCTTGCTTATGGAGCAAAAGAAGAAGAAATATTTTTAGGAAGAGAAATTCAAAAGCATAGAGATTATAGCGAAAAAACTGCAATTGAAATTGATGAAGAGATAAGAAACATCATCAACATTGCCTTTGAAAGAGCAGTTAAAATACTAAGCGAAAATATGAATTTGCTGCATAGATTATCAGAGGAATTATTAGAGCGCGAAATACTTGATGCTGAAGAGATTGACAGAATTATTCGAGGTGAACACCTGCCGCCGGTGCAGAAAGAGAATAACCAGAATAATCAGACTGAACAAATTCCAGATCATGTTAAAAAATTAATGGAACAAAGGAATAAACCTGATACGAATCCTTAA
- a CDS encoding dolichol kinase translates to MTHIDNGTIHYRDELVRKLIHLFSLSIPVIYYFIPKQTALIILAALTILALFIDGGRFISKSFAKLFYKLFGFLLRRHELDDEKKNLTGATYVLLSALICVIIFPKVIFVTAFTILIISDSMAALIGRKYGKRKFLRKSFEGTLSFFISASIVVFFTPKVGNFPMEYVIGFVAAFIGAIVENISFGFADDNLTIPLSTGFTMWILYLIIFPNLELVLLNVPR, encoded by the coding sequence ATGACGCACATTGATAATGGAACAATTCACTACAGAGATGAATTAGTACGAAAATTAATTCATCTCTTTTCTTTATCTATACCGGTTATTTACTATTTTATTCCAAAGCAAACCGCACTTATTATTTTAGCAGCCTTAACAATATTAGCCTTATTTATTGACGGCGGCAGATTTATATCTAAATCATTTGCAAAGTTATTTTATAAACTGTTTGGATTCCTTTTACGCCGGCATGAACTTGATGATGAAAAGAAGAATTTAACCGGTGCAACTTATGTTTTGCTTTCGGCTTTAATCTGTGTAATAATTTTTCCTAAGGTAATATTTGTTACTGCCTTTACAATATTAATTATCAGTGATTCAATGGCTGCATTAATAGGCAGAAAGTATGGCAAAAGAAAATTTTTAAGAAAGAGTTTTGAGGGAACATTATCATTTTTTATTAGTGCAAGCATAGTAGTTTTTTTTACACCTAAAGTTGGTAATTTTCCGATGGAATATGTAATTGGTTTTGTTGCTGCATTTATCGGTGCTATTGTTGAAAACATTTCCTTTGGTTTTGCTGATGATAATCTGACGATACCGCTATCTACTGGTTTTACTATGTGGATTTTATATTTGATAATTTTTCCCAATCTCGAATTGGTTTTACTTAATGTTCCGAGGTAA
- the blaOXA gene encoding class D beta-lactamase has product MKFLLIFFILPYFNILPQSIEERADLKKYFDEYGHDGCFVLFDLNKDEFIKYNSKRCKEQFIPASTFKIFNSLAALEAGAVKDENEIIKWDSVKRTYENWNQDLDMKRAFKFSAVWFYQELARRIGEERMKQYIKINNYGNEDISGEIDRFWLDGGIRISADDQIEFLKKIYNNEVKFSQRSINILKRIMIYEQNDNYILRAKTGWGVQNDKNIGWFVGYIETNNNTYFFAANVESVEPEAGFISRINITYNILKYLNIIKQ; this is encoded by the coding sequence ATGAAGTTCTTACTGATATTTTTCATCTTACCCTATTTTAATATTTTACCACAAAGTATTGAAGAACGGGCTGACTTAAAAAAATATTTCGATGAATATGGACATGACGGATGTTTTGTTCTTTTTGACCTAAATAAAGATGAATTTATCAAATACAATTCTAAAAGATGTAAAGAACAGTTTATTCCAGCTTCAACATTTAAAATATTCAACTCTTTGGCTGCTTTAGAGGCAGGTGCAGTTAAAGATGAAAATGAAATTATTAAATGGGATAGTGTTAAAAGAACCTATGAAAATTGGAATCAGGATTTAGATATGAAAAGAGCATTTAAATTTTCTGCCGTTTGGTTTTATCAGGAATTAGCAAGAAGAATCGGCGAAGAAAGGATGAAACAATACATTAAAATAAACAATTATGGCAATGAAGATATCTCAGGTGAGATAGACCGTTTTTGGCTTGATGGAGGAATAAGAATTTCTGCCGATGACCAAATTGAATTTCTTAAAAAGATCTATAATAATGAAGTTAAGTTTTCTCAAAGAAGTATCAATATTCTGAAGAGAATTATGATATATGAACAAAATGACAATTATATTTTACGGGCTAAGACCGGATGGGGGGTGCAAAATGATAAAAATATCGGCTGGTTTGTCGGCTATATCGAAACTAACAACAACACTTATTTTTTTGCTGCTAATGTCGAGTCTGTAGAACCCGAAGCTGGTTTTATTTCCAGAATAAATATCACATACAATATCTTAAAATACTTGAATATTATTAAGCAATAA
- a CDS encoding DUF4837 family protein, which yields MKKYLILFFLTVQLILFISCDSVQKPATGFEDEIYIVADSTEYEELKLALQTVFEVEINTPLPEKLFTLHRISSNQIDKAQRKKNIVIVAPLNSGSYTSQYIKSITDQEVQKKLETDNDFILSKYDLWARGQLVTILSASNMQELEFKILRNKDNLLFAYQKESDNRLKESLYSPKYERKAIEGLLLRDYGWMIYVQADFKLAKNDKEDKFVWLRRSPGSDMERWIFVHWIDNATPEYLNADSIRSIRNRLTKKFYQTADDSAYVVIADSFYTTSEVNFNNRYALYTQGLWDLNIKGMGGPFVNYTFYEEKSRRLYMLDGSIYAPKYYKRNLIQQVDVILQSFLTKDEISKERADDLIDDIDESIKY from the coding sequence ATGAAAAAGTATTTGATATTATTCTTTTTAACTGTACAATTAATTCTTTTTATATCTTGTGATTCAGTTCAGAAACCTGCAACAGGTTTTGAAGATGAAATTTACATTGTAGCAGATTCAACCGAGTATGAAGAATTAAAACTGGCTCTTCAAACTGTTTTTGAAGTTGAGATAAACACACCTTTGCCTGAAAAACTTTTTACTTTACATAGAATATCATCCAATCAGATTGATAAAGCTCAAAGGAAAAAAAATATTGTTATTGTTGCACCGCTTAATTCCGGCTCTTACACATCACAGTATATTAAATCAATTACTGATCAAGAAGTTCAGAAAAAACTTGAAACTGATAATGATTTTATTTTAAGTAAATATGATCTTTGGGCAAGAGGTCAGCTTGTTACAATTCTCTCGGCTTCAAATATGCAGGAATTGGAATTTAAAATCCTAAGAAATAAAGATAATCTGCTGTTTGCCTATCAAAAGGAATCAGACAATAGATTAAAAGAAAGCCTCTATTCTCCTAAATATGAAAGAAAAGCAATTGAAGGGTTACTTTTAAGAGATTATGGATGGATGATTTATGTTCAGGCTGATTTTAAACTTGCAAAGAATGATAAAGAGGATAAGTTTGTCTGGCTGAGAAGATCGCCCGGCAGTGATATGGAAAGATGGATTTTTGTTCATTGGATAGATAATGCAACTCCGGAATATCTTAATGCAGATTCAATCAGATCTATTCGTAACAGATTAACTAAAAAGTTTTATCAAACTGCTGATGACTCGGCTTATGTAGTAATTGCTGACAGTTTTTATACAACTAGTGAAGTTAATTTTAATAACAGATATGCACTATATACACAAGGTTTATGGGATTTGAACATAAAAGGAATGGGCGGTCCTTTTGTTAACTATACTTTTTATGAGGAAAAAAGCAGAAGACTATATATGCTTGATGGTTCTATCTATGCACCAAAATATTATAAGAGAAATCTTATTCAGCAGGTGGATGTGATTCTTCAATCATTTCTTACTAAAGATGAAATTTCAAAAGAAAGAGCCGATGACCTTATAGATGATATTGATGAATCTATCAAGTATTAG
- a CDS encoding DUF2723 domain-containing protein, translating to MKYLQKYYYILTGSIAFIIYLNTIAPSVIEIDPGELATVQITLGIAHPTGYPLFTMLGYIFSLLPLPFTKIFQMNLLAAIYCSIAVIIFSITAKLILDNINHFQFLKVRKEKTSKKNKSKKEVDKPVVSGFQFSEPIKIISSIAGGLFLAFSKTFWFQSTSVEVYSLHLLIMSIIILTLLKAFLLAKQEKVLDKYWMIFAVALAFGFTNHMTTLWIIPAAAFFYFIQNKFTSRSIKQIGYMLMFFFPVLILIYLYLPIRASQSPLLNWGNPIDWERILRHISGKQYQVWLFSSTEAASKQFKYFINNLTSEFSITLLIIVLGLFVSFIKAKKFFVFNIIIFLTTVLLSINYDINDIDSYFLLGYISLAFFAVFGAAYFLLFTTDKKINLSISVIGLILILSFQTYSNYDSVNQNDNYAYEDYTKILLNSVPDSSIIFSYQWDYFISASYYFQIVEKFRDDVIIIDKELLRRSWYYKQLNTSYPGLLSGVNKDIEQFLNALKPFEREENFNANLLETIFRKIMTGLVSTNIKKHNYFIALELVEGEMKRGEFQLPEGYTLVPHLFLFKVVDSSDYVEAPLPDYKIRFNNEDNKYQKSLKGFISSMLMRRALYELQYQKIDRAKIYVKKVKDDFPDIVLPPQLSGLAGKSEK from the coding sequence ATGAAGTACCTTCAGAAATACTATTACATATTAACAGGTTCAATTGCCTTTATAATTTACTTAAACACAATTGCACCTTCAGTAATCGAAATTGATCCTGGTGAGCTTGCTACGGTTCAAATCACACTTGGTATAGCACACCCAACAGGTTATCCTCTTTTTACTATGCTTGGATATATATTTTCATTGCTGCCTTTACCTTTTACAAAAATTTTTCAGATGAATCTTCTGGCTGCGATTTATTGCTCAATAGCAGTTATAATTTTCTCAATTACAGCGAAACTTATTTTGGATAATATCAATCATTTTCAGTTTCTCAAAGTAAGGAAAGAAAAAACCAGTAAGAAGAATAAAAGTAAAAAGGAGGTTGATAAACCAGTTGTTTCCGGGTTTCAGTTTTCAGAACCGATAAAAATTATTTCGTCTATCGCTGGAGGATTATTTCTTGCATTCAGTAAAACATTTTGGTTTCAAAGTACTTCGGTTGAAGTTTACAGTCTGCATCTGCTTATAATGTCAATTATCATTTTAACATTATTAAAAGCATTTCTGCTTGCAAAACAAGAGAAAGTACTTGACAAATACTGGATGATATTTGCTGTTGCATTAGCATTTGGATTTACAAATCACATGACTACATTGTGGATAATTCCTGCTGCTGCATTTTTTTATTTTATACAGAACAAATTCACTTCAAGAAGTATAAAGCAAATTGGATATATGCTAATGTTCTTCTTCCCTGTTCTGATTCTGATTTATTTATATTTACCGATCAGAGCTTCGCAAAGCCCATTGCTTAATTGGGGTAATCCAATTGACTGGGAACGAATACTCAGACACATTTCAGGCAAGCAGTATCAGGTATGGCTTTTTTCATCAACTGAAGCTGCATCAAAACAATTTAAATATTTTATAAATAATCTTACGTCTGAATTTTCAATCACGCTCCTAATTATCGTACTAGGATTATTTGTTTCATTTATTAAGGCAAAAAAGTTTTTTGTTTTTAACATTATAATTTTTCTTACAACTGTTTTGCTTTCTATTAATTACGATATAAATGATATTGACTCATACTTTCTTCTTGGATATATCTCACTTGCATTTTTCGCAGTATTTGGTGCGGCATATTTTCTGTTATTCACAACCGACAAAAAAATTAATCTATCAATATCGGTTATCGGATTAATTCTTATTCTATCTTTTCAAACATACTCTAATTATGATTCAGTAAATCAAAATGATAATTATGCTTATGAAGATTATACTAAAATTTTATTAAACAGTGTACCTGACAGCTCAATTATATTCAGTTATCAGTGGGATTATTTTATATCAGCTTCATATTATTTTCAAATTGTAGAAAAGTTCAGGGACGATGTAATAATAATTGATAAAGAGTTATTACGCCGCTCCTGGTACTATAAACAGTTAAATACCAGTTATCCCGGATTACTAAGTGGAGTTAACAAGGATATTGAGCAATTTCTTAACGCATTAAAACCATTTGAACGCGAAGAAAATTTTAATGCAAATCTCCTGGAAACCATATTTAGAAAAATTATGACCGGACTTGTATCAACTAATATAAAGAAGCATAATTATTTTATAGCATTGGAACTTGTAGAAGGAGAAATGAAAAGAGGTGAGTTTCAATTACCCGAAGGATATACATTAGTGCCACACCTATTTTTGTTCAAGGTTGTTGATAGTAGTGATTATGTGGAAGCACCTCTTCCGGATTATAAAATAAGATTTAACAATGAAGACAATAAATATCAAAAATCGTTAAAGGGATTTATTTCTTCGATGCTGATGCGAAGAGCACTATATGAATTACAATATCAGAAAATTGATCGGGCAAAAATTTATGTAAAGAAAGTTAAAGATGATTTTCCCGATATTGTTCTTCCGCCTCAGTTATCAGGCTTAGCAGGAAAATCAGAGAAGTAA
- the hpt gene encoding hypoxanthine phosphoribosyltransferase, which yields MDNLIIGEDVFVPLLTEEQIQFRIKELAEQISEEYSEKVPIFIGVLNGAFIFLSDLIKRVTINCEIDFFKLSSYGDAKLSSGNVRLLKELNCDVNDRDIIIVEDIVDSGLSIKYIGDLFKKYSPRSVKVCTLLLKPKSLKYDVKIDYIGFQIPGKFVIGYGLDYAQQYRNLRSIYALSDNSEKNN from the coding sequence ATGGATAATTTGATTATTGGTGAAGACGTTTTTGTTCCATTATTAACTGAAGAACAAATTCAATTTAGAATTAAAGAGCTTGCTGAACAAATATCTGAAGAATACTCTGAAAAAGTTCCGATTTTCATTGGTGTACTTAACGGTGCTTTTATTTTTCTTTCAGACTTGATAAAAAGAGTAACAATAAACTGTGAGATAGATTTCTTTAAACTCTCAAGTTATGGAGATGCAAAGTTATCTTCCGGTAATGTGCGCTTGCTCAAAGAATTAAATTGTGATGTAAACGACAGAGATATTATTATTGTTGAAGATATTGTTGATTCAGGCTTATCAATCAAATACATCGGAGACCTCTTCAAAAAATATTCTCCGCGAAGTGTAAAAGTATGTACACTGTTATTGAAACCAAAAAGCCTGAAATATGATGTTAAAATTGATTATATTGGCTTCCAAATTCCGGGCAAATTTGTAATTGGATATGGATTAGATTATGCACAACAATATAGAAATTTAAGATCCATTTATGCCCTATCCGATAATTCAGAAAAAAATAATTAG